The following are encoded together in the Triticum urartu cultivar G1812 unplaced genomic scaffold, Tu2.1 TuUngrouped_contig_9242, whole genome shotgun sequence genome:
- the LOC125532160 gene encoding uncharacterized protein LOC125532160: protein MPATAVKRGRGGSSICTSCWMTGPRGTASTRSKPTASTLTLDSGSDDQHSGAARHLPEPPTLRLECPVGTVPHPGMSFSALGTQIFTFMNQRCSLIYDTKTAAMTIGAHAPADMVCGFGITVVVDEMLYALSYHFRVKQHSCGVMSWGTTASDALQQPTEGWSWKTLPPPPPTFHRRVNSYALHPDGCTIFMSTANFMTAPSKGCMGTYSFNTKDSVWRWHGEWALPFSGQAHFDRELNAWVGLHRDGYISACQVASPSCHSTTPTLQLDCQTTKEKLFCKDRKPHMGVSLSYVGMSRFCLVQRVEREGLEEALARGDYAGCVLHITLFGLKFNHKGELQITDHRSTRSFIVSRHKDHFMPVAFWM, encoded by the coding sequence ATGCCGGCGACGGCGGTGAAAAGAGGTCGCGGCGGATCAAGCATCTGTACCTCGTGTTGGATGACTGGACCAAGGGGTACAGCATCCACAAGATCCAAGCCGACAGCTTCGACTCTGACTCTTGACTCTGGCTCTGATGACCAGCACAGCGGCGCTGCCCGGCACCTCCCGGAGCCTCCGACCCTGCGGTTAGAGTGCCCGGTTGGCACTGTACCCCATCCCGGCATGTCGTTCTCTGCCCTGGGCACCCAGATCTTCACCTTCATGAACCAGCGATGCAGCCTCATCTACGACACCAAGACGGCCGCAATGACGATTGGCGCCCATGCCCCTGCTGACATGGTCTGTGGCTTCGGCATCACCGTGGTCGTTGATGAGATGCTCTATGCATTATCTTACCACTTCCGCGTGAAACAACACTCCTGTGGGGTCATGTCATGGGGGACCACCGCGTCGGATGCGCTGCAACAACCAACCGAGGGCTGGTCCTGGAAGACTCTGCCGCCACCACCGCCAACGTTCCACCGTCGAGTCAACTCCTACGCACTACACCCGGATGGATGCACCATCTTTATGTCCACAGCTAACTTCATGACGGCACCTAGCAAAGGTTGCATGGGCACCTACTCATTCAACACCAAGGATTCTGTGTGGAGATGGCATGGGGAGTGGGCCTTGCCATTCAGCGGCCAAGCACACTTTGACAGGGAGCTCAACGCCTGGGTTGGCCTTCATCGGGATGGCTACATCTCTGCTTGCCAAGTTGCCTCCCCCAGCTGCCACAGCACGACTCCAACGTTGCAGCTGGACTGCCAGACAACCAAGGAGAAGTTGTTCTGCAAGGACCGGAAGCCACACATGGGAGTCTCTCTCAGCTATGTGGGCATGAGCAGGTTCTGCCTCGTCCAGCGCGTGGAACGGGAGGGACTGGAGGAGGCACTGGCTCGGGGAGACTATGCCGGCTGTGTGCTCCATATCACCTTATTTGGCCTCAAGTTCAATCACAAGGGAGAGCTGCAGATCACAGATCACCGCTCCACGCGCTCCTTCATAGTGTCTAGGCATAAAGATCACTTTATGCCTGTAGCATTTTGGATGTAG
- the LOC125532161 gene encoding uncharacterized protein LOC125532161: MNILAYAQTTILTEVIHVSGSQPPTDEVNGYIDYDQLVTCVEEMFSLREWVPPAIEAWLDLIRDGVTGHEYLIRYNVALMDPAQAFQWLMEARGILEQLRFRDPRTFQLILGMHPEMGDWDSNSYCLNTLLAQTRGFIDRRDPTQQPTVFEHDVTGVLTVCRNSSQHASRLLERLMVLILEFDFPGLVARLQRSFFRARLLFVFNLEATMA, translated from the exons ATGAACATTCTAGCCTACGCCCAGACCACCATCTTGACAGAGGTCATCCACGTTTCGGGGAGTCAGCCACCGACTGATGAG GTCAACGGATACATTGACTACGACCAGCTTGTCACTTGTGTAGAGGAGATGTTCTCGTTGCGGGAGTGGGTGCCACCTGCCATCGAGGCATGGCTAGACCTGATCCGGGATGGAGTTACGGGGCACGAGTACCTGATCCGCTACAATGTAGCCCTGATGGATCCTGCACAAGCGTTCCAGTGGCTTATGGAGGCGAGAGGCATCCTGGAGCAGCTGCGCTTCAGAGACCCACGGACCTTCCAGTTGATCCTTGGTATGCACCCTGAGATGGGCGACTGGGATAGTAACAGCTACTGCTTGAACACACTTCTGGCCCAAACCAGAGGGTTCATCGACAGGCGAGACCCGACCCAGCAGCCCACCGTCTTCGAGCACGACGTCACAGGGGTTCTCACAGTATGCAGGAATAGCTCCCAGCACGCGTCCCGGTTACTGGAGCGGCTCATGGTCCTCATCCTAGAGTTCGATTTTCCGGGGCTCGTCGCCCGCCTCCAGCGCTCCTTTTTTAGGGCGAGGCTGCTCTTCGTTTTCAACCTGGAGGCCACAATGGCCTGA